A stretch of the Gemmatimonadota bacterium genome encodes the following:
- a CDS encoding T9SS type A sorting domain-containing protein, which yields MTLIIKNYQRTIREICDSLNMVGSYPTLWVFSAKGTGNTAYEEFGCDWDSLTSGDYAIDVATIGVGTSTVSKVLTQLHPTTTDSMWVPNLADLKIWGSPDHIRDLKNLTNGKPVVIQYHIDGSQPHRNLYHLYWNDFRELARHFKALSEEGSSHFGGNYPVGYYQPFYRAKVLDDNGIEREVHFSLDRSGDPPTDPIPWEDGQKYPARLWEDGEEGDWGYNATTNKHNKWEREFIANVLSASGTPLTGHTVPATTTWSGEIYLIGDVVIPSGVTVTINPGTVINFRPDTDVYESGLDTKISEIIIQNGGSLIANGTIQNPIIFQSSFRADGTDPSGDGWRGAIKVKNEETGEIAEYVDILYNSGKDDWGGIRNEGGTLTLQHCVISDAEVGVEVTSYQGKTTISETDLSANHFGIKVHEGASATQLELTNVGLYQSRKGIVAGLYGTGHVQLTNATIADNYQGVEFVEDGDSPTMQLKNTIVAFNEKGVYTQGINSGSSPKKRTIGVTLRYCDVYGSSEADFQGVYTAMPTVGSTGNVSVDPQFVAHASDTSEENDYHLQASSPLIDAGDPSMTEADNSTINMGRYGGTTEYTSVSCGGESRTKPAVLKTEDTPLVFSLSQNAPNPFNPETIISYSLPQSEQVKLVIYNVLGQEIRTLVNAFKPAGHYRVVWNSKDDFGRSVSSGIYFYQITAGEFLDTRKMLILK from the coding sequence ATGACATTAATCATAAAGAATTATCAGCGCACAATCCGTGAAATATGCGATTCATTGAATATGGTCGGTTCATATCCAACACTCTGGGTTTTCAGTGCAAAAGGAACCGGTAATACGGCTTATGAAGAGTTTGGATGCGACTGGGACTCTTTGACATCAGGCGATTATGCGATAGATGTCGCCACAATCGGGGTCGGCACCTCAACCGTCTCTAAGGTCCTGACTCAACTCCATCCAACAACAACAGACAGTATGTGGGTCCCAAATCTTGCTGATCTCAAGATTTGGGGAAGTCCAGATCATATTAGAGATCTCAAAAATCTTACAAATGGCAAACCCGTTGTCATCCAATACCACATCGATGGCAGCCAACCACATAGAAATTTGTACCACCTTTACTGGAATGACTTTCGGGAATTGGCGAGGCATTTCAAAGCGTTGAGCGAAGAAGGATCATCACATTTTGGCGGTAATTATCCCGTTGGATATTATCAGCCGTTTTATCGTGCAAAGGTTCTTGATGATAATGGGATAGAACGTGAAGTACACTTCTCCCTGGACAGGTCTGGCGACCCTCCCACGGATCCCATTCCCTGGGAGGATGGGCAGAAATATCCCGCGCGTTTATGGGAAGATGGTGAGGAAGGGGATTGGGGGTATAATGCTACGACGAATAAGCACAATAAGTGGGAGCGTGAGTTCATTGCCAATGTTCTGTCTGCCAGTGGCACACCTTTAACAGGACACACGGTACCAGCAACCACAACCTGGAGTGGCGAAATTTATCTCATTGGCGATGTCGTTATTCCCAGTGGTGTGACCGTGACCATCAATCCAGGGACGGTGATTAACTTTCGCCCGGATACAGATGTTTACGAGTCGGGTTTGGACACAAAAATCTCTGAAATTATTATTCAAAATGGTGGCTCTTTGATTGCAAACGGGACTATTCAGAATCCCATTATTTTTCAGTCATCATTCAGGGCTGATGGCACTGACCCCAGCGGTGATGGTTGGCGGGGTGCAATTAAGGTCAAGAACGAAGAAACCGGAGAAATAGCCGAATACGTGGACATCCTTTACAACTCCGGCAAAGACGATTGGGGTGGCATTCGCAATGAAGGCGGCACTTTGACCCTCCAACATTGTGTCATTAGCGATGCCGAAGTCGGGGTTGAAGTGACTTCTTATCAAGGCAAGACAACCATTTCTGAAACGGATTTGTCTGCAAACCACTTTGGGATTAAAGTACACGAAGGAGCCAGTGCTACTCAGTTAGAATTGACAAATGTTGGTCTGTATCAAAGCAGGAAGGGTATAGTTGCAGGGCTTTATGGAACAGGGCATGTGCAACTGACCAATGCCACAATTGCAGACAATTACCAGGGGGTGGAGTTTGTCGAGGATGGAGATAGTCCCACCATGCAGCTTAAAAACACCATTGTCGCTTTTAACGAGAAGGGTGTTTACACACAGGGTATAAACTCTGGTTCCTCACCGAAGAAAAGAACGATAGGCGTAACACTTCGGTATTGTGATGTGTATGGATCGTCAGAGGCTGATTTTCAGGGTGTATATACCGCCATGCCGACCGTTGGAAGTACGGGCAATGTTTCTGTTGATCCACAATTTGTCGCGCATGCATCCGATACATCCGAAGAGAACGATTATCACCTGCAGGCAAGTTCACCTTTAATTGATGCGGGTGACCCGAGCATGACAGAAGCTGATAATTCAACGATCAACATGGGCAGATATGGTGGGACGACGGAATATACGTCTGTGTCCTGTGGTGGTGAGAGTCGCACAAAACCCGCTGTCTTGAAAACAGAAGATACGCCTCTGGTATTTTCGTTATCTCAGAACGCGCCAAATCCTTTCAACCCAGAAACCATTATCTCCTATTCCCTACCTCAAAGTGAACAG